The Novosphingobium humi DNA window CAAGCTCTTCCTGCGCGAGGAGCCGAGCGCGCAGGCCATCGAATCGCTCCACCACGGGCGGGCCGATTGCGTGCTACTGGCCCTGCCCTTTGCCACGGGCGAGGTGGAGAAGGAAACCATCGAACTGGACGCGCTCTTCGTCGCCTTCCCCAAGGACGACCCGCGCGACCCGCCCGCCGAAATCAGCCCCGACCTGATCGACGAGCACCGGCTGCTGCTGCTCGAGGATGGCCATTGCCTGAAGGAACATGCGCTGGCGGCCTGCAACCGGCCCGAATTGCGCGCTTCGGCCACGATGATCGGCACCTCGCTGCACACGCTGGTGCAGATGGTGGATAATGGGCTGGGGCTGACCATGTTGCCCGAAATGGCGCTGGATGCGGGGATTTTGAACGGGACCAATGTGGTGGCCCGGCCCCTGCGGTCCGACAGCGCAAACCGCGAAATCGCGTTGGTCTGGCGGCGGCAATCGCCTCGGTCAGAGGAGTTCCGCATGCTGGCCGAGGAATTGCGGGCGGGGTAAGGCATATTGCGCGCGGCGCAATATTATGTCATGGGGGCGAAACATCATGACAGAGCCCCTTACCGAATCCGCCGCCTCGCCCACGGTGCCCCACACGCTTGTCGAAGACATTTTCGGCATCGCCAACGGCTGCCTGCTGATCGGCCTTGGTTTGGACCTGCTGCACGAGGCGCGGCTGATCACCGGGGGCGTGGCAGGGGTGGCGCTGCTGCTCTCCTATGTCCTGCCCTATCCGCCGGGCAGCCTGTTCACATGGATCAACCTGCCGATCTTTGCACTGTTCTGGCGTCGGCTGGGCACGCCCTATATCCTGCGGACCACCATCGCCACGCTGTCCATCATGGCGCTGGTTGATGTGGTGGCGGCCAATCTGGTCATCGCGCGCATCACCATGCCCATGGCCGCCATCGTGGGCGGCACAGCGCTGGGCATCGGCATTCTGGCCGTCACGCGCCATGCCACGGGCGTGGGCGGCCTTGCGGTCATTGCTCGCTGGCTATCCCAATGGAAAGGCTGGCATTTTGGCGCGATCTGTATGGCCATCGACGCGGTGATCGTCTCTTCCGCCTTTGCCGTGCTGGGCTTTGAACGTGGCTTCTGGTCGCTGGTCGCGGCGCTGGTGATGAACGGGGTGGTGTTGGTCTGGCACCGGCCGGATCGGTATCGCAGCGAGGTTTGAACCGGTAGATTTGCCTCCGGCGGGCAAAGGGACTCGTCCCTTTGCAATCCCATTATGGGGTGGTGCTGGACTGGCAAACGAAGCCCTACCCGCGAAGCGGTTTATAAGCCTGCGGCGGGGCCATGTGGCGCAAAGGTGATATTACAGCGCAACATGGACATTAATGGGATTGTTAAGGGCCCGAGGCCCTTAACCCGCCGGAGGCAAACCAAACCTCAATCCATATGTTTCAACCCGACCCGCAGATAATCCCACCCGGTGATCAGCGTCAGCCCCGCCGCCGCCCACAACGTGGTGAGGCCCACCGTATGGGGCAGATTGACCACATAGCCGCCCACATCGACCAGCCACCACGGCATCGCCCGGCCCAGGATCAGCGCGCCAAGGCACAGGATCTGGAAGGTGGTTTTCCATTTTGCCAGTTTGGACACCGGCACCGACACCTGGATGCCTCCCAGAAATTCGCGCAGGCCCGACACCGCAATCTCGCGCAGCAGAATGATCAGCCCCGCGATCACGTGGAGTTCGCCCACATAAGGCCCCGTCAGCACGCCCTTGGCCGTCAGCACGAGGATAACGGCGGCGACCATGATCTTGTCGGCGATGGGATCGAGAAAAATGCCCAGCTTGCTGACCGCCCCCTGCGCGCGGGCCAGATAGCCGTCGAAATAGTCGGTGATGCCCATCAGCGAATAGACGCCAAAGGCCAGCGCATAGCCTGCGGTCCATTCGGGCCACCACAGCAACCAGACCAGCACGGGCACGGTGACGATTCGGGACAGGGTGAGCAGGTTGGGCAAAGTGAGCATGACCGAATCGCCATAGCCGCTAACCGCAACGCAAAAAAGACACGGTAATCGAAGAGACGCCGTTTCCTTGGGTTACGCCCCCAAGCGCCCCCTACAGCGTAGCATTTATGCGGTCCGCCGCAGGCGCAAGCGCCCGTTGCCGCCTCTGTTCGCCCCTCGGGTGAATTTTGCGCGCGCCCATCACCCCTCTTGCCCCATCCGTGTGTTTCGCTAGGACAGCGCGCACAACAAGGATCGACAACACAGCATGACGACATCCACCCACCTGTTGCATCGGCGGCGTTTCCTGCCCCTGTTCGCAACGCAATTGCTGGGCGCGTTCAACGACAATCTCTACAAGAACGCAGCGGTGTTCTTCGTGGTCTATGGCGTGTTCAACTCGGAGAAGTCCGAGGCGATTTTCTCGGCGGTGGCCTCGGCGCTGTTCATCGTGCCTTTCTTCATCCTCTCGGCGCTGGCCGGACAACTGGCCGACATGCGCGACAAGGCGCAGATCATCCGCTGGGTCAAACTGGCCGAAATCGGGATCATGATCGCGGGCGGCGCGGGGCTGGTCATCGCCTGGCAGGCCAAGCACGGTATTCTTGAGCCATGGCAGGACATGCTGCTGATGCCGGTGGCCATGCCGCTGATTCTGTTTGCCCTTCTGGGCATGGGCATCCACTCGACTTTTTTCGGCCCGATCAAATATGCGATCCTGCCCCAGCATCTCAAAAGCGAGGAAGTGCTGGCGGGCACGGGTCTGGTTGAGGCGGGCACCTATATCGCCATTCTGGCGGGCACGATTCTGGCCGGGTTCATTCCGGTCGAATGGGCCGCTGCGGGCGTGTTCGTCACGGCTCTTGTCGGCTATGGCACCTGCCTTTCGGTGCCCCCCGCCCCGCCGCAGGAAGAGGCCCAGCCGCTCGATTTCCACATCCTGCGCGCCTCGGCGCAGTTGGTGAGGAACACGATGCATGACCGCCGCGTGTTCCTCGCCATCGCCTCGATCAGCTTTTTCTGGACCGTGGGCGCGGTGCTCTTCATCGAATTCCCGCTGCTGGCCAAGCGCGTGCTGTGCGCCAGCAAGGAAGTGGCCAGCCTGTTCCTCGTGATCTTTTCCATCGGCGTGGCGCTGGGTTCCGTGTCGATCAACGCGCTGCTCAAGGGCAAGGTTTCGGCCCGCTATTCGCCGCCCTCGGTGCTGGTGATGGCGCTCTTCGTCGTAGCCTTTCAACAGGTCTGCACCCGTTTTCCCGCCACGGTCGACGGCCATTTGATGAGCATCGGTGAATTTATGCACCATCCGCTCACGCCGCTGCTGCTGGCCACGCTGGGCGGGATCGCGGTGGCGGGCGGCATGTTCGTGGTGCCGCTCTATGCGTTCCTCACCACCATCGTCGACAAATCGCAGACCGCGCGCACGATTGCGGCCAACAATGTGGTCAATTCGGGCGCGATGGTAGTGGGCGCGGCAATTGCCGTGGGCCTTGGCGCGGCAGGGGTAGAGATCGTCGATCTGGTGCTGATTTCGGCGGCCATGTGCCTGATTTCGGCGTGGCTGGCCATTTTGCTGGTCCGGGCCGAGCGCGAGGCCGAGATCAACGGCGGCCCCCGTCCTTTTGCCTGACCTGTTTTGCGTGACGGCCCTTTCGCTCAGGCGATAAAGGCCATCACCGCAACAAAACAGGCGCAATAGGCCAGCAGGAATTCGCGCAGATTCTGCATGGTCAGACCCCGGCGCCAATGGCGCGCGCGCGAGGCCACCATATGCGGCGCGGCATGGGCATGGCGTCGAAACCAATCGGCGGCCGCAGCCTTGGGCGCCGGTGCGGGCGCCTCATGCCGGGGCGATGCAACCGGCCGATCCACCCGCACATGGGGCGGCAGCGTTTGCAGAAAAGGATGATGGGCGCTCTCGTCACCCAGAACCAGTGAACGTCTCATGCCCGCAGGTTTAAGAATTTGTTCACCATTGCGAAAGCGAGCCACAATGGTTAACCCGTCCCCATTTGGGACGGGGGCGCCCTGCCCCAGATCGGGACAGGCGCCATGGCCAGTTAACCTCCTGAAAGCGCGATAATATAATCCCATTCCTCCGGCGTGATCGCACTGACCGAGAGACGCGAGAGGCGCAGCATTTCGATATCGGCCAGCGCCGGATCGGCCTTGATCTGTTTCAGCGTCACCGGACGCTTCAACTTGCGCACAGGCTTTACCTTCACACAGGCCCAGCGCCCCGTTTCATCCGAAGGATCGGTCAGACCCGACTGGCTGATCTCCATGATCCCCACGATTTCCAGCCCGATGTTCGAATGGTAAAAAAAGGCCAGATCGCCCGGCTGCATCGCGCGCATATTGTTGGCAGCACGGTGATTGCGCACACCGTCCCACGTCCCCTCGCCCTCCTTGACCAGATCGTCATAGGAATAGGCGTCCGGCTCGGACTTCATCAGCCAATAGGATTTGATTTTGGTCATGCGTCCCCGTCTCGGATCGCCTAAAGAGGCATCATGGATGGCGCGAGCTTAGCGCCTGTTGCAACACGGAACCACCCATGGATCTTGCCAAACTTCCCGTTCTCTCGCTTTCCGATGCCCCGGCCGATTTTGCCCGCGCGATCGGCGCCTCCTTCCGCGAATATGGCTTTGCGCTGGTCAAGGACCACGGCATCGATCCGGCATTGATCGAGTCTGCATGGGCGCTGACCGCGCAATTCTTCGCGCTGCCCGAGGAGGAAAAGCGCAAGTATTTTATCCCAGGCATCGCCGGCGCGCGCGGCTATACTCCGTTCAAGACCGAGATCGCCAAGGGCGCCAAGGCGCATGACCTGAAGGAATTCTGGCATGTCGGGCGCGATCTGCCCGAGGGTTCGCCGCTGGCAACGAGCATGGCGCCCAATGTCTGGCCCGATTCGCCCGAGGGTTTTCAAGAGGTCTTTACCCGTCTCTACGCCGAATTCGACAAGGCGGGCGCGACCATCCTTTCGCGCATCGCGCTGCATCTGGGGCTGGACGAAGGTTGGTTCGATCCGGCCATCGAGGATGGCAATTCGGTGATGCGCCTGCTGCATTATCCGCCGGTGGCCGATGCCGAAGGCGGGGCAATTCGCGCGGGCGCCCATGAGGACATCAACCTCATCACCCTGCTGCTGGGCGCGCAGGAGGCAGGGCTTGAACTGCTGACCAAGGATGGGCGCTGGGTCGGCGTGGCCCCGCCCGAAGGCGCGATCGTCATCAACATCGGCGACATGCTCCAGCGCCTGACCAACCATGTGCTACCCAGCACCACCCACCGCGTGCGCAACCCGGACGCCGAGCGCGCCGCGCACAGCCGCTATTCGATGCCCTTCTTCCTGCATCTGCGCAGCGATTTTCCCTTCAGGACGCTGGCGCAATGCATCACGCCGGAAAACCCCGACCGCTATCCGGTCTCGATCACGGCTGATGATTACCTGCAGGAGCGTCTGCGCGAAATCGGCCTGAAAAAATAAGAAAAGCGCGGGAGAGGCCATCCCTCTCCCGCGCTCTTGCCCTGTTCAACCCGCTCTGCGGGCGCCATCCCTCACGAAAGCGCCCACAGATCAGGGCATCAGAACGATACGGTCGCCGAGAACAGCGCCGTGCTTCCGGCAATGCTGGCGCCCTTCAGGCGACCGTTCTGCACCGAGAAGTTGGGCTGGAGATAGGCCGACTTGGCAGCCGTAATGTCGGTATCAACCCAGGACACGCCGAAAGTGAAGGGGCCGACCGGATATTCGCCGCCCACCTGCCAATCGAAATACGAACCCGTGGGCGCCACCGAAGTGCCGTTGGGGCCAAGGCCAGGGTTGCCCTTCGAGTAACCAAGGTGGCCCTTGAGCTTCAGCTTGGTCGAGGGGATGACATAGGACGTGTCGCCCCACAGGTAGAGGTTATCGTAAGCCTGACCATAGCTGTACGAGGTGTTCGAATAGTTGCCCAATGCCTTCTGCTTGGGGGCATAGGCCACGCCTGCCAGATAGCTGACCGGGCCGACCGCACCCGAAACCTTGACATAGGGTTCGGCAAAGTCGGTCTTGGCCGCGCCAT harbors:
- a CDS encoding TorF family putative porin; translation: MKAQKNFRALAGLAGIALALSAQVAKAEDAAPAAPKEFTVTGSVSVLSDYRLRGVSQTDRGKTLQAGVTVTHKSGFYGSIFSSNLAGWGTFGGPNLEFDLIGGYAKAVGPVTIDAGLTWYMYPDGAAKTDFAEPYVKVSGAVGPVSYLAGVAYAPKQKALGNYSNTSYSYGQAYDNLYLWGDTSYVIPSTKLKLKGHLGYSKGNPGLGPNGTSVAPTGSYFDWQVGGEYPVGPFTFGVSWVDTDITAAKSAYLQPNFSVQNGRLKGASIAGSTALFSATVSF
- a CDS encoding EVE domain-containing protein, giving the protein MTKIKSYWLMKSEPDAYSYDDLVKEGEGTWDGVRNHRAANNMRAMQPGDLAFFYHSNIGLEIVGIMEISQSGLTDPSDETGRWACVKVKPVRKLKRPVTLKQIKADPALADIEMLRLSRLSVSAITPEEWDYIIALSGG
- a CDS encoding hydrogen peroxide-inducible genes activator codes for the protein MSVYQPTLKQLQYLVALHEHGHFGRAAEACFVSQSTLSAGLRDLETLLGVVLVERTKRNVRFTPLGNAVVAKSHRILREAEELSDLIHSSSQPLSGEVRMSVIPTIAPFLLPRMLPRLRRERPNLKLFLREEPSAQAIESLHHGRADCVLLALPFATGEVEKETIELDALFVAFPKDDPRDPPAEISPDLIDEHRLLLLEDGHCLKEHALAACNRPELRASATMIGTSLHTLVQMVDNGLGLTMLPEMALDAGILNGTNVVARPLRSDSANREIALVWRRQSPRSEEFRMLAEELRAG
- a CDS encoding YitT family protein, with translation MTEPLTESAASPTVPHTLVEDIFGIANGCLLIGLGLDLLHEARLITGGVAGVALLLSYVLPYPPGSLFTWINLPIFALFWRRLGTPYILRTTIATLSIMALVDVVAANLVIARITMPMAAIVGGTALGIGILAVTRHATGVGGLAVIARWLSQWKGWHFGAICMAIDAVIVSSAFAVLGFERGFWSLVAALVMNGVVLVWHRPDRYRSEV
- a CDS encoding isopenicillin N synthase family dioxygenase, translated to MDLAKLPVLSLSDAPADFARAIGASFREYGFALVKDHGIDPALIESAWALTAQFFALPEEEKRKYFIPGIAGARGYTPFKTEIAKGAKAHDLKEFWHVGRDLPEGSPLATSMAPNVWPDSPEGFQEVFTRLYAEFDKAGATILSRIALHLGLDEGWFDPAIEDGNSVMRLLHYPPVADAEGGAIRAGAHEDINLITLLLGAQEAGLELLTKDGRWVGVAPPEGAIVINIGDMLQRLTNHVLPSTTHRVRNPDAERAAHSRYSMPFFLHLRSDFPFRTLAQCITPENPDRYPVSITADDYLQERLREIGLKK
- a CDS encoding MFS transporter encodes the protein MTTSTHLLHRRRFLPLFATQLLGAFNDNLYKNAAVFFVVYGVFNSEKSEAIFSAVASALFIVPFFILSALAGQLADMRDKAQIIRWVKLAEIGIMIAGGAGLVIAWQAKHGILEPWQDMLLMPVAMPLILFALLGMGIHSTFFGPIKYAILPQHLKSEEVLAGTGLVEAGTYIAILAGTILAGFIPVEWAAAGVFVTALVGYGTCLSVPPAPPQEEAQPLDFHILRASAQLVRNTMHDRRVFLAIASISFFWTVGAVLFIEFPLLAKRVLCASKEVASLFLVIFSIGVALGSVSINALLKGKVSARYSPPSVLVMALFVVAFQQVCTRFPATVDGHLMSIGEFMHHPLTPLLLATLGGIAVAGGMFVVPLYAFLTTIVDKSQTARTIAANNVVNSGAMVVGAAIAVGLGAAGVEIVDLVLISAAMCLISAWLAILLVRAEREAEINGGPRPFA
- the pgsA gene encoding CDP-diacylglycerol--glycerol-3-phosphate 3-phosphatidyltransferase, encoding MLTLPNLLTLSRIVTVPVLVWLLWWPEWTAGYALAFGVYSLMGITDYFDGYLARAQGAVSKLGIFLDPIADKIMVAAVILVLTAKGVLTGPYVGELHVIAGLIILLREIAVSGLREFLGGIQVSVPVSKLAKWKTTFQILCLGALILGRAMPWWLVDVGGYVVNLPHTVGLTTLWAAAGLTLITGWDYLRVGLKHMD